The window AAAATTTAAGAACGGCCGCAGAGGATTAAAGTCTAGATCGCCTTACCGATAGACAGGAAGGAAGCTATATGGTTAATATAGCTTGATGGCTCGGATTATATGGAATTAAGGGCGATGGGATGGAATTTGATATTCATGAATAGTTAATTTCAATCATCTGTCTAGCGGACAAAATTTTTcactaattaaattatacGTGAGACAAGGTGGTGTTTGAATACTGcaagtaaaattttcactaaaTTTTCAACATATGCTCCATCGGaaaacttttatttaattaattagacatttatttcattcagtgtttaaaatttaagtatttaattttcagaatttaatattaagtccataaaaATACAACCTAATATACCTCTTAATagtatattcttttttaattattcaaaaaaattatttgaaattatgaaaaaaaaacacttattTTGAGCTGAACGAATATCACTATACTAAATCTCTCGTATAAATATTTGCGTGGCCTTAGGTTAGGGCGCATATGTACTGCTTAATACGCCACAATAGTCCTGGtgaaagtaaatatatattgtacttctggaaattaataaagaatGTAGCTGCAATACCAATACAAGGAATATGTAGCTAGCTGCAATATATAGTCGGTGCGTGTAggttttgaaatatttatacaCATTGCACCCGTGGGAGATGATATCAACGCCAGAAATCGATACAAAATGTATCAAAAGCAGTTATATATCTTATGCCAAGAAGAAATTTATCAGCATCATGTTATGGATTCTTTTTTCCTCGATAAGTCATGTTTTGGAATTTTTCACTTACATGTATAACATTATCTTTCTATTCTacgaagaaaagaaaattcgtCCCTATTATGCCATCCTCTACCTTCATGCACGGGGCAATATATGCGCATCAATGGATGCCATGCATACACATGAATCTTGTATTCGTAACCATAGGGAACCGGACTAAACATATATGATCTACTAATATTCATAATATACGAATAACGTAATCAGTAATAATATATCATCATATCTAGACGTAATCTTTTCAAGTTGTGTCTAGTAattacgatttttttttcttttggtgtaTGTACAGTGAAATGCAAGAAATGTTGCAGTCGTATCATCCCGATAAAATAAAGTTGCAATTACggaaagaaaaacaaacatAAATTAAATAGCTTACGCTTTAGAAGCGGCATAGAGCGTGAAGAGAGGGTATGAAGAGACCGTAACAGATGAACCGgatccaatattcactatggcgcctttcttcttcttcatcatctcgGAAATCACTGCCCTAGTCACCCATATCACGGCTTCAACGTTCTCTCTTATCATGGTCTCCAGAAGCTCTTGTTCGATTTCATGAAAGAATCTCGGGTAAGCATGTGCGATTCCCACGTTGTTAACTAGCAACCCAATGTCAAGCCCTTGGATCCCATGGTCTATTGCAGATGATATCTCATTGGGACCTGACTTGACGAAGTCCAGGGTTATGTTTCGGATCATGATCCTTTCGCCAAACTTATGGTGAATCTCAGCTGCAGTTGATTCAAGTTTGGTCGGGTTTCGGCCCACACATACTAAGTTGAGGCCCTTGGAGGCGAGCTCAAATGCTAGGGCCCTGCCGATGCCGTTGGTGGAGCCGGTAATCATCGCCCATGAGCCATAGTCTCGTAAATCCTTCGGTTTTCGAATGAACATCTTGTAGAGCCATTTGAGGAAAGCAAAGAGGTGATGGCACAGAGAGATGAATCCTAAGGCACTCACCCCGAAAAGGACACGGTCCTGAAACTCCATGTCTATGCATGCGTAACTGCCCTAAAGCTATAAGTTATAAATAAGCttataaaagaaaacagaagaaaaagaaaaaagaagttaTAAATAAGCTGTGCATTGTAGATCTAGTTGCGAATTGCACGCTTCATCTAGggtttcctttttatttttgattgAGTATCCATGCACTACGCAATTTTCTCTTTGcagctaatatatatatcggCCATATATACactatgaaaataaaaatgaaattcacaAGAATGATTAATTGTGTTTCTCCATAGATATAATTCGAAATATACGTGTCTATAATTCCTTAATTTTCATGATCATATCTATTActaccattttattttttattaatcctCTGGTAACAAATTGGTTTCTTTTTCGTTATCTAACTATTAGGTAAAACCGTCGTGTGATGTACCTGTTTGCTTAATTAATGCGATGTGCTTAATGTCAGTGTACTAGCTTTGATGAATTACCCATCGCGATCCATTAGTTTgggaaagaaatatatatatatatatatatatatatatatatatgcgtgtgTGTATAAAATACATAACTACCCGATCATTCACTATATATACCACCATTTGTACTAAAAACATAACCCCATAACTACTCATTCGCTGACTCTTCATATGTCTAGATCTAACaaact of the Punica granatum isolate Tunisia-2019 chromosome 6, ASM765513v2, whole genome shotgun sequence genome contains:
- the LOC116212011 gene encoding very-long-chain 3-oxoacyl-CoA reductase-like protein At1g24470; translated protein: MFIRKPKDLRDYGSWAMITGSTNGIGRALAFELASKGLNLVCVGRNPTKLESTAAEIHHKFGERIMIRNITLDFVKSGPNEISSAIDHGIQGLDIGLLVNNVGIAHAYPRFFHEIEQELLETMIRENVEAVIWVTRAVISEMMKKKKGAIVNIGSGSSVTVSSYPLFTLYAASKAFMATFSRSIDLEYQNYGIDVQCQV